A window of Fusarium musae strain F31 chromosome 1, whole genome shotgun sequence genomic DNA:
CGAGGGCACTGACTTCTCCGAGTGACGTtgaggaaagaagagaagtgaagaagcgaagaagaaagaagagcacCAGGACTCTGATCAAGGCCGACTGGCATTTCAAGTCACGTGTGTTGCTTAGGAGCACGCGTTTGACACCTGCTGCCACTGACACTGAATATTAGAGGTACCCAATACGCAAAAGCCTCAGAGGATTCTAGCATACGTTAATCGAAATGACATCTATGTTTGCTCACAGAAGGTCGAAGCTTTTGAAAGTGATGTCCAGGAACACCTTTTACGAATCTAACTTAGAATCATCATTACTTAGGCAAAGCCGCGCTGAAGATGACTTGAGAACGAAGTGAAAAGGGCAAATTCTGGCTTTGCATCTTCAAATTATACATGGCCAAAGATATGCTAGTTAAAAAACTCTCTGGCCATTGTGGAGAGGGGACATACTCCTTGGTTATGAATCCCCTGTGCGTGAACCTCAGGGCATCgcaagtacctacctaggtagtcagTGGCGTTATATAACTTCTCAAGTAGTACTCCTTTCTCTCGCGCATGGGTTTCGAACTGGCCGATTATGGCTATATTGAGGTCTTTGGCGTTGGTGTATCCTTGGTCTCGTGTCATCGAGGTTGTGATACTCTCATCGATGTCTCCGGCGTCTCTCGCTGAAGCTGATGGGTCATAAAACCGTTCCTGTGTTCAAGTCTATATGCTTTTATCCCAGGTAGGTACTACGCATTTGTTAATTGTCTAGTTAGGCTCAGGGGGTCAGTATCTTCACCACTTAGGGctaaggtcctgagttttctttcatCCCCTACcttaaggtaccttagcttaTGTATTGTAACCTTTCGCATTGGTCGGGAGCCTTATCCGGCCAGTGTTCGTGGCATCTGACAGGTACTGTCAAcaatacctaaggtacctacctaccattGATCGATGGTTGAAGCTTGCCACGTCTCGACGGGAGATATCAAACAAACAGAGTCAAAAATCCCAAtcaacttcagcttctgAAGCCAAACAGCTCACCATCGTCCCCATTTCCTTATCACGAATGTCACTATATTCGAGCCGAACGTACTGAAAATGGACACAACCTCACAAGATGTAGTGAGTCACATCCCTGCTTCTGACGACTCCCTCGATTCAAGCCAAGCACGAGATGTTCCCGAGCGAGACACTCCTGAGGAACCCGAGGCGCGCGTGTTCAACATATGCGGCCTTTGCAAGTTCCGCTTCCATGAAGGTCAGGCCATCATTACTGGTATGTCCACGACTTTTGGTTATTTGTCTATGAGacatggctgagagcttaaatcAGCAAAGAGAACTTGGTTCTCTTAGCTCTTCATATTAACAGTTACTAATTCTGACTTAACTAGTCGACTGAAATAACTCTACGCTGCCTCTTACCTGGAACGACAAATACTACCCAGAAAATGAGATCTTCCACCCCCATGGACAGAAGGCTTTCCATGCAGGTTGCTTCAAAATTGCTGGCGATGCCGTATTtgactaggttctctctgccggaataagctctcagccacaagtctcaactgcaaatagtGCCGTATTTGACAAATGCTTTCTGGAATCCTGCACATGGAACCTCGTCAGGTTCGGATTATTCCATGGCTCATTCGCCCAACCCCCGCCATCTGCTGTCGCAAAACGCACTCGATGGCTCAAATCATCACTTTCCCTGGAAGTCTGACATGCCATTAAGAATCGACTTCCGATTGAAGTTTGCGAGAACATTGCAGCTTACTGCTTAAGCGAATATGCAACGAACCTTCACCTAGATGCCTGGCAAAGCCGACATCCTAGTGACCCTGAAGATGATCTCACACTGCCCCTTTCCAACGGCCAAACTGTCTGGGCCCAGTACGTTGAGATCGAAGGTTGCAACTACGTCAAGTCTCTGTCAACCGTTCGCATGAACGAGGATGATACAATGGCTATTACGGCCAAACAAAATTTCGACTCTTCGATGGAGTTAGGGATGTACTTCGCCGAAGATAGTTTGGGAGTACGCAGCGTCATTGCTTGTTTGGATGATGAGATTTGGGGTACTGAGGAACCTGGTCTTCGATGGGCCTACATTCCTCGTAGAGCTTACAACCTCCCACTTTATATCAGGATGAACTTTGACGTGAGCCTTGTCTTTGGAAACAATATATTTGTACTTATCAAGCTAACTTGACCGTGTAGGGCTTCAAGCTGCGCACTTTGGATGTCACCCAACGCGAAAGAGAATACTATGTTCAACGAACACGCTGGGCCATGTTCCCCAGAGACCTTAGCTACCTGGGCCTGCGCGCTCTCGACGACAATATGTTCGTAAGTAGTGACAGGGCAGTAGTCCATGCGGTCGACTGGAACCTGCCTGGAGTCTCCGGTTGTGTCATTGACCTACGATGCAGCCGTATTTACTCCATCATTCCCTATAGGGCAGGGAGGTTACCTCCTGCCCTCATTGATGCTTACGATAATGCTAGATTAACGTGGCTTTATCTTCCTGTTGACCCTGACGAAAAGATCTCCGAGCTATGGCTTCGCTCAGGAGATTTCCCGAACCATGATGATGCCTTGATTCGAGCCGAGTCTCATAGTATGCTATAACGTTTCTGGAAACCTGAACACAAGCGTATTGACACTCGCATAGGTAGTCACAAGCAACGGCCGCAGTCTTGTGCTTGGCCCAGACATCAGAACTCGCTCTCCACATAGCGATAGACCCATCCACTACGAAGCGCTTGCCAATTTGCCATCAACTCCAACCCGAACATTTTACTACAACTACGGACATGCGGAGTCTCGGCTTGGGTTCGATAGAATGACAACATGGCATGATCGCAAGATCGAACTCTCATTTGGACCAACTAGGCCCGGCCCATACGACAGGTTTGACCAATTCTTTTCAATATCCGCCGACCTTGAGAACCTTAAAACGATTACCCCATGCCGTGGCTGGAGAAACTGCGTAGATAACGAAATATTTGGTCTGCTTTTCACCTATGAAGATGGTCGTCAAAGATCCGTTGGGCATATTCGCCTAGATCACTTGCAGGATTCCGTCAACATTCCCTCCAACAGGTTTTGGAATGGAACCCGGGACACGGAACCTGATCAAGAAGAGCCCTATCAACCGACGGGGCATATCACATAGCTAGGCGTCTAAAAACCATTTCCGCATGCTGGATTGGAATATCTCGAGATTCTGCTGAGAGGAAAGCTGGAGTGGCGGTCATCCTCGGAGGCCGTGCCCGAGGAAAGCGCTGTGCGGCATCTTGACTTGGAAGACCACAGACTGCAAAGTGAGATGGAACAGGTGTTAGCGCGCGAGGCTGTATTTGGTGCAGTGGCTCCTAAGACGGTCAATACGTTCTCTGTTCGCACCGGTAACATGTGCTTCTATGAAGACGAGACTTAGATAACCTTGCATAAGTTTAGGGTACTTAGTATAAATCTAAGATGACTTGATATAAGTGATACTTGGTATAAATTTAGGGTGACTTAGTAAAAGTTTAGGCTAACTTTTGTTGAGTTTATCAAGGGTTATTCTCCCTGACACGAATTGGCACAGCAAATGTCTTGATCTCTGGGCTTGCGTACTCCAATACTCCCTTTCGACCGGCCATGACTTGGCtgatctcatcttcatcgcatGGCTCCCCTTCCTCAACATGTCGGACAGCATTAATCCAGTCACAAGCTGCCCACTCGAGTCTTCCGCTACAGGGGACTTTGATGTAAGTAGTAGACCTATTCGTCAGCGGCTCAGACAATTGAATGCTGGTGACCCTCAGAAGCCATGGGAGAAAATGAGCATCCTCGTTGCAGTGCTTCGCAAAGCCAATCCAGAAACAGTCCGAGGAGACTGACAAGGGGGGTTCCAGGCAATCAAGACGCACTTGTCCGAGGGATCGTCGACGACCATCACAATATGTCAATAACAGCCCGACGACTTCACCACGGAATGTGGCCGACCACTCTCGGCATGGGGCGATGGTCCTGACGTCGCTCAAACTCGCTGATGTTTTGACACATCTTTCGAGGTAGACAATCGACCCATTAGGGGGAGGGAAGGAATATTGAATCTCATGTTGATCCCATGCAACCACGCCTTGAAGGTCACCCTTGTTACCGAGGTCAGGTTCCTGCTCGAACACGAGGTATTCCCACAACCAATTCGCTCTGCAGTAAAACATGCGAGAAGTTCCTTTTGGAGGGAAGATTGCAATTGCCTTGTACGTGAACTTGAGAGTTCCATCCACAGGAATGCTGCAGGAAGTATCGAGCCCAGGGGTGAAGGTACGCCCCGTGTTAGTTCGAACTATGAGTGTCTCGATCTGTCTGCTCGCAACCATTGGATCCGTTCCCTTGCGAAGCCAGAGTTCAGAGATTCTTTCATCGGGATCGATTGGCATATGAAACCATAATTCTTCAGCTTTGCTGTACTCGTCCCTCGCCTTTGGCTCTGGTTCTCCAAGTTTGTGCGCAACTATGCCTCGAATCAGGTTTTGATCCACGCAAAAGGAGTAACCGCAGATGTCTGGAGAGTTCCAGTCTACAGCACGAACAGATTCGTAGTAGTTGCGGTCATTGGCTTGTAAATACATTGGCAGGGGAATTTGCGGAAAGGAATCAAAGTGTTTTGGAAGAACTCCCCAAGCTCTTTCTTCGTGCCTCTCGTCAAACTGAAGAGTTGGGGAGAACCCCAGAGAGCGTAGCCTGGTACACTTATGAGTTTATCAGCACAGAGAACCTAGCATATCAGAAGATAGGTCAACTTACTTTGTAATTTTGTTTGACTCGCAGAGGCGTCTTTTGGTGACGATGGATGGACCAAGAGAGACCCGGTTCCTCCATGTTCAAAGTGGGCATCTCATTGTCTTCTGTGATGATCACTTCACGGATTCCCCCGTAATCCTCAGAGTAATAGATGTTTAGGCAAGCTTCAGGTCTGTTGCGAGCACTCTTCTTCCTGTATCTGGCCTTGTAGACCAAGGTATCCTGTTCCGTGAGACGACGGGTCGATAGAGATCTGACGTAGCGTAGCCCTTCAACTTCCATAGTCTGGGCCCAAACAGACTTGTTCCTCCCGATGGTGAGATATTTGAGCCAACCTTTGGGTCGAGCAGGGTCCAGCCACAGATCTCGTAGAATGAGGCATGCGCGTTCACGGATACAGAAGCTCGCAATATATTGACATATTTCTTGTGGGAGACGACCACGGATAGCTTGTGTCAATTCGGCAGCAATTGAGTCCCTGATCCACCGTTCACGACGCTTATTCCAAGATACAGGAGGCAGATAATGATCCTGTGGACCGGATGTAGCTCGTGAAAGATTGTTCGTCCAGTTGTTGACCAAAGTCTTGGGCTTTAGTAGGTCGACACAGCCGTGGTGGAACCCGAGCTCTATTGCAAAGTACCTATCATA
This region includes:
- a CDS encoding hypothetical protein (EggNog:ENOG41), which encodes MDTTSQDVVSHIPASDDSLDSSQARDVPERDTPEEPEARVFNICGLCKFRFHEGQAIITAYCLSEYATNLHLDAWQSRHPSDPEDDLTLPLSNGQTVWAQYVEIEGCNYVKSLSTVRMNEDDTMAITAKQNFDSSMELGMYFAEDSLGVRSVIACLDDEIWGTEEPGLRWAYIPRRAYNLPLYIRMNFDGFKLRTLDVTQREREYYVQRTRWAMFPRDLSYLGLRALDDNMFVSSDRAVVHAVDWNLPGVSGCVIDLRCSRIYSIIPYRAGRLPPALIDAYDNARLTWLYLPVDPDEKISELWLRSGDFPNHDDALIRAESHSML
- a CDS encoding hypothetical protein (EggNog:ENOG41), which encodes MSSSSDDDEVESVAPIELSEYETDFDRESDLFYDSNYESDTDSEWEHHRLAWHHTMAGPSCGLCRFEFEADEDFVVYNPVSHRYPRIWNGTYVLGYDRYFAIELGFHHGCVDLLKPKTLVNNWTNNLSRATSGPQDHYLPPVSWNKRRERWIRDSIAAELTQAIRGRLPQEICQYIASFCIRERACLILRDLWLDPARPKGWLKYLTIGRNKSVWAQTMEVEGLRYVRSLSTRRLTEQDTLVYKARYRKKSARNRPEACLNIYYSEDYGGIREVIITEDNEMPTLNMEEPGLSWSIHRHQKTPLRVKQNYKFDERHEERAWGVLPKHFDSFPQIPLPMYLQANDRNYYESVRAVDWNSPDICGYSFCVDQNLIRGIVAHKLGEPEPKARDEYSKAEELWFHMPIDPDERISELWLRKGTDPMVASRQIETLIVRTNTGRTFTPGLDTSCSIPVDGTLKFTYKAIAIFPPKGTSRMFYCRANWLWEYLVFEQEPDLGNKGDLQGVVAWDQHEIQYSFPPPNGSIVYLERCVKTSASLSDVRTIAPCREWSATFRGEVVGLLLTYCDGRRRSLGQVRLDCLEPPLSVSSDCFWIGFAKHCNEDAHFLPWLLRVTSIQLSEPLTNRSTTYIKVPCSGRLEWAACDWINAVRHVEEGEPCDEDEISQVMAGRKGVLEYASPEIKTFAVPIRVRENNP